The genomic DNA ttgaaaattttgtactTATAAAGTATAACCTAGAGTTTGATATTTTTCGCCTTTTTAAAGGTCTTATGTTCGAGTTAGTTTATGCAAAACAACCTTATTATggccatattttttttaattaagtgttAAAGTTGTAGTTAGGTACTATTAtcatactttatttatttttcttaccttatttaataattaataatttattattcaattataattttgtactttggtaaaatataattaagtgttaaataatttgttattcaATTAACAAtctctttattaattatattaaatatttaaaaaaaaattatattatgtatttgtgtttctaattttttattcaaatagtttaagtgatctcatttttaataattaaaattaaataaactattttgaaattattcaaaattaaaaaacacaataataaacataaatatatattatgtttagggaatattttaagtaagcactcgaaatatcatgttattattatctaaactaataaatacaattacaaatataatatcacaattttttcatattttaaattagtttaagtttattactttataataaaataaatttttaatatatattattaaaaaattcgaatcaaataaattttataataattacatgGTTAATGGGTTCTCTCCCAAAATCGAAAAAAAGgaataatagtaaaaaatctccaaaataaataaaacgtaaAGGCATTCCCTCCCTGATTTATAAGATGTAATTTACGCTTAGCTCATTTTGCCTCTCAGCTtcatgttaaaatattgtattaaaatttaaaaatgagtgttttttttttaagtgaaaattgaaCTAAGAAAAGTGGAACAAATTTCTTTATCTTCTTCCCCGcctatttttttcttcaaattcttcttcttcctccattaACTGAAGGTAATATCTGCAAATCTGATTATGTTGCATCAACAccttataaaaaaatctcattgCATATCTGATGACCCCTCACAAACAGATTTTCTAGACACAACACAATTTACATGAACCATTAGGGAAGAAAAAAGGTGTTCAATCAGACAATAACCCCAATTCAGGGCGACACTTCAGCTTCCAATACTTAGCTTTATTAGAATACCCTCATTCCACTATAGGCTTCTTGATGTTCACAGATGCAGAGTATATAAGTAATCATCTCCAGATATTGTTATAAAAGGGTTAAGATTTGAACCATTCTTTGAGAGCATTGGTTTGAGCCCTTCTCAATACTCTTCCTTTCTTCCTCATCACTAAATGTACCTTGATAGTTGATAATGACCAAACTAGCTACAATGCCTTATGTAACTACAACTCAAACACACAGATCACAGTTTTCCGTATCAAGAAAAGAATTCCTTCCATATGGGAATCAATCAATGCAGAATGAATAAGAAAGATGAGTGGAAAAAGGCTAGCAGAATTATGCATTTCTACTGGATGCTGCTGATGATGATACTAACATGAATTAAAAATCCAAGTTTCAACTAACAATGAAAGAGTGATCTGGTTTTGTATACAACACAAAGATAATATGGGTTACAGCATCTAGTTCTGAAATGTTTATCCATCCAAATGAGACAACAATCACAAAGCCTACAAAATCGATAAGACTCAGAGATGCAAAAGCCTAACCTAATCTCAGGCCTGTGTACCACTCAATGCCTTCATCTGGACATGATTAGCTTCCACAACAGGCAGAGTTGGCAAAGCTTCATAAGCTCCAATCCTCCTGTTTCCAACGCTTTTAGCAAAAGCTGCATAGATGATCACAAAAGTAACGACTACAAACCCAACATGAATCACAAACAGTAGATCAAGAATAGCAATCGCCCTGAGCTTGCTATCGTCCAATTCGCATTTTGTAGATCCTTCTACACCTCCTACAACGTCCAACAGCTTGTGGCAACCTTCAGGAATGAAGGCATCCACGAACAGAGATAGACCCGTCTGCAGAACCCATAGCCCCTGCAGATAAATGGAGCCGCCGAGGCCAACATCAGCAATAAAAAGCTTCGGATGGAAGGCGAGAACGAGGCAAAATATAGCGGAGAGTGCAGAGATGACTGCAGACACGGAATCACACTTGGCTTGGAGATCGGATGTCTGAAATGAAACAGCCGCGGAAGAGACGAAGTACTGGAGAAAGAAGGTAACGGACGCGAGGCCGAAGAAAAGATCAGTGGGGATAGATAGAATGGATGTGGTCTCGGTTAGAAGGAGGACTACAGAGAGGATTAGGAAGAGGAAGATGACAGCTGCAGACTGGAGGGAGGTGAAATGATGAACAGGGGTTCGACCTTTGAGGAGAGGATCGGAGTAAGTTGAAATTAGGGTTTGACGGGTGAAGGCTATCAGAAGAAAGATAATGAGGAGATAGATCTGTAGATGTCTGAGACGTTGATgatgaggagaagaagaagggatTGGGAGTGGATGGTAGGGCTTGGCGAAGTAATCGCGAGGGGATCGAAGGTGGGTTCTTGTGGCGAAGATGAGATGATACAATCCCGTTGAAATCAGAACAAAAGACGTGAAAATGGAGTAGATTACAGTAGTCACCATTGTTAATCTGTGATTAGTATCAGGAAGAGAGTCTCTCTAGGGAATCGAAATGAAAGTGATTACCTTTGCTAGTTGTTGTTCTTACTTCCCACCATTATCAATCATTCTGCTTGATGGAGTTGGAATCGCCGACGATTATGATGGCCGTGTTCATCTAAGGTCCCCATCTAAGTCCATGGATACGATCTGATCTTTCATAAAACATCAGATCGAagaagaggaaaaaa from Impatiens glandulifera chromosome 9, dImpGla2.1, whole genome shotgun sequence includes the following:
- the LOC124914247 gene encoding uncharacterized protein LOC124914247 — protein: MVTTVIYSIFTSFVLISTGLYHLIFATRTHLRSPRDYFAKPYHPLPIPSSSPHHQRLRHLQIYLLIIFLLIAFTRQTLISTYSDPLLKGRTPVHHFTSLQSAAVIFLFLILSVVLLLTETTSILSIPTDLFFGLASVTFFLQYFVSSAAVSFQTSDLQAKCDSVSAVISALSAIFCLVLAFHPKLFIADVGLGGSIYLQGLWVLQTGLSLFVDAFIPEGCHKLLDVVGGVEGSTKCELDDSKLRAIAILDLLFVIHVGFVVVTFVIIYAAFAKSVGNRRIGAYEALPTLPVVEANHVQMKALSGTQA